One Falsihalocynthiibacter arcticus DNA segment encodes these proteins:
- a CDS encoding IS630 family transposase (programmed frameshift): MSAALPMALRARFQEYIEEGLSGRAAAARLKVSAATGVRWLRRIRERGNATPDVQGRPKGHGKLALHREFLVELVAQDGDITLPELAGALKAATGVVAHSASIGRFLRKLGYTYKKSLVATERLRAHVKLRRRDWFRYRIPAMQAHPERLVFIDETSVKTNLTRLRGRSLCGKRLEMDAPFGAWGTQTFIAGLTQDNLIAPWVIKGAMDGEAFEVYVRNVLAPELRPGTVVICDNLATHYNKAAAEALREVGCWFLYLPPYSPDLNPIEMAFSKLKAHLRRIGARTFDQMFDALAKICNLFTPDECWNFFCEAGYGSS, from the exons ATGTCAGCAGCATTACCGATGGCGCTTCGGGCGCGGTTTCAAGAGTACATTGAGGAAGGGTTGAGCGGTCGTGCGGCGGCGGCGCGTTTGAAGGTTTCGGCGGCCACGGGCGTTCGCTGGCTTCGCAGAATCCGTGAGCGAGGCAATGCCACACCGGATGTCCAAGGGCGACCAAAAGGACACGGAAAGCTCGCGCTCCACCGTGAGTTTCTTGTAGAGTTGGTCGCGCAGGATGGTGACATCACACTGCCAGAACTGGCCGGAGCGCTGAAGGCCGCCACGGGTGTTGTTGCCCATTCTGCATCTATCGGACGGTTCCTGCGCAAACTTGGTTACACGTAC AAAAAGTCACTGGTGGCCACCGAGCGGCTCCGCGCCCATGTGAAGCTGCGTCGTCGGGACTGGTTCCGGTACCGTATTCCGGCAATGCAAGCGCATCCTGAACGGCTCGTCTTCATAGACGAGACGTCAGTAAAAACCAATCTGACCCGACTACGTGGGCGCAGTCTATGCGGAAAGCGTCTGGAAATGGACGCACCGTTTGGGGCGTGGGGCACTCAGACGTTCATTGCAGGCCTGACGCAAGATAACCTGATTGCACCATGGGTCATCAAGGGGGCGATGGATGGTGAGGCGTTTGAAGTCTACGTCCGCAATGTCCTTGCCCCGGAACTGCGACCAGGCACTGTCGTCATTTGCGACAACCTTGCCACCCATTACAACAAGGCGGCTGCAGAAGCCTTGCGGGAAGTCGGGTGCTGGTTCCTCTACCTGCCGCCGTACTCACCCGATCTCAACCCCATTGAAATGGCCTTCTCAAAACTCAAAGCCCACCTTCGAAGGATCGGAGCCAGAACATTTGACCAGATGTTCGATGCCCTCGCCAAAATTTGCAATCTCTTCACGCCAGACGAATGCTGGAACTTCTTTTGTGAGGCGGGATACGGATCAAGTTAA
- the phaR gene encoding polyhydroxyalkanoate synthesis repressor PhaR, which produces MSEAEKTLLIKRYASRRLYNTETSDYVTLEDIAGFIRTGREVQIIDLKSGDDLTRQYLLQIIAERESRGDNVLPVNVLMDLVRSYTNQAGSVVPDFLSASFEMLRESQTKVMGGFPSPLAGIPGLDALKAQQEAFLKTMTGGWTAPTSEQPASKDTASSDSDLADIKKQLAELQSKLSKMS; this is translated from the coding sequence GTGAGCGAAGCCGAAAAAACACTACTTATCAAACGTTATGCCAGCCGCCGTCTTTATAATACCGAGACCAGCGATTACGTCACTCTTGAAGACATCGCAGGCTTTATCCGCACAGGGCGTGAGGTCCAGATTATTGACCTAAAAAGCGGCGACGATCTGACACGGCAATATCTTCTACAGATTATTGCGGAGAGAGAAAGCCGTGGTGACAATGTATTGCCCGTCAATGTCCTCATGGATTTGGTGCGTAGCTATACAAACCAAGCAGGCAGCGTTGTCCCTGACTTTCTCTCTGCCAGCTTTGAAATGCTCCGCGAGAGCCAGACCAAAGTTATGGGCGGCTTTCCCAGTCCTTTGGCCGGCATCCCTGGTCTTGACGCGCTAAAGGCTCAACAGGAAGCGTTTTTGAAGACCATGACCGGCGGATGGACCGCGCCTACATCTGAGCAGCCAGCCTCAAAAGACACCGCGAGTAGCGATAGTGATCTGGCTGACATCAAGAAACAGTTGGCGGAACTGCAAAGTAAGCTGTCAAAAATGAGTTAA
- a CDS encoding phasin family protein, translating to MTQAQDFTKIMQDMVGAFPVDTTAFEGAFKNSAALGDKMSKVALTAAEKSNEISTKWTKETLAKLSAVSAVKTEPADYSKALTEFASSTAEMASENLAAFAEIAKKVQAETVELMLAAGKDITEETNAAVNKATADVTKAAKAATK from the coding sequence ATGACACAAGCACAAGATTTCACCAAGATCATGCAAGACATGGTTGGCGCATTCCCAGTAGACACAACTGCATTTGAAGGCGCGTTCAAAAATTCCGCCGCCCTTGGCGACAAAATGTCCAAAGTAGCTTTGACAGCTGCTGAGAAATCTAACGAGATTTCCACAAAATGGACAAAAGAAACACTTGCGAAACTTTCTGCAGTTTCTGCAGTTAAAACTGAGCCAGCTGATTATAGCAAAGCATTGACAGAATTCGCTTCTTCAACTGCTGAGATGGCTTCTGAAAACTTGGCCGCTTTCGCTGAAATTGCGAAAAAAGTTCAAGCTGAAACCGTTGAACTGATGCTTGCTGCTGGCAAAGACATCACTGAAGAAACAAACGCTGCTGTTAACAAAGCAACCGCAGACGTTACGAAAGCTGCAAAAGCGGCCACGAAGTAA
- a CDS encoding PHA/PHB synthase family protein, with the protein MTTNQNDSDEKSSDSNGNVTSERLSENLAKVEALSARLVAALSKKRKIDPNLQGPSSDLFMKAAAAYMAEMVNNPSKMVEHQVAYWGKSLKHYVDAQHTLSEGKIEAPKDSGPTDRRFADPAWDTHPYFNYIKQQYLMGSDAVSQAVADLDGLDPSDKKRVDYFSRQIVDMFSPNNFLGTNPTALAKAAETEGQSLVDGLENLVRDIEANDGELLVTLADKKAFKVGENLGTSKGSVVFRNRMFELVQYAPQTETVYKTPLIIFPPWINKFYILDLKTQNSLINWITEQGFTLFVVSWVNPNASYKDVGLADYVNEGYLEAIATVKKITKEKSVNVVGYCIAGTTLSLTLSKMKKAGDKSIKSATFFTTLTDFSDQGEVGVFLDEGFVGGIEREVAETGVLDSLFMSKTFSYLRSNDLIYAPAIRNYMMGEAPPAFDLLYWNGDGTNLPGQMTVEYLRNLCQENHFARGIYEMEGEVLSIKDVDVPVCAIACETDHIAAWTSSYRGVSQFKSKSKTFILSESGHIAGIVNPPSKKKYGHYTNEDMTLTADAWKEGAEFHEGSWWERWGKWLSEHSGGQVPARIPGDSGYPELCPAPGTYVLAPISD; encoded by the coding sequence ATGACAACCAATCAGAACGATTCCGACGAAAAATCCTCAGATTCAAACGGAAATGTGACATCTGAACGTCTGTCAGAGAATCTGGCTAAGGTGGAGGCGCTTTCGGCGCGCCTTGTCGCCGCCCTTTCGAAAAAACGTAAAATTGATCCCAACCTCCAAGGCCCAAGTAGCGACCTCTTCATGAAGGCCGCTGCCGCTTATATGGCCGAAATGGTAAATAATCCGTCAAAAATGGTCGAGCATCAGGTTGCTTATTGGGGGAAGTCGCTTAAGCATTACGTGGATGCGCAGCATACTTTGAGCGAAGGTAAAATTGAGGCGCCCAAAGATTCTGGGCCTACCGATCGTCGATTTGCAGACCCCGCGTGGGATACGCATCCGTATTTCAATTATATTAAGCAACAATATTTGATGGGCAGCGATGCTGTTTCGCAGGCCGTGGCGGACCTTGACGGGCTAGATCCGTCAGATAAAAAGCGAGTCGATTACTTTAGTCGCCAGATTGTGGATATGTTTTCGCCCAATAATTTCCTTGGGACAAACCCGACGGCGCTGGCCAAAGCAGCCGAGACCGAGGGGCAATCCTTGGTGGATGGGCTGGAAAACCTTGTGCGCGATATTGAAGCCAATGATGGCGAGCTTTTGGTAACTTTGGCCGACAAAAAGGCCTTTAAAGTTGGTGAAAATCTTGGGACGAGCAAAGGATCGGTCGTCTTTCGCAATCGCATGTTTGAACTTGTGCAATATGCCCCCCAAACCGAAACCGTCTATAAGACTCCGTTGATTATCTTTCCGCCGTGGATCAATAAATTCTATATTTTGGACCTCAAGACCCAGAATAGTTTGATAAATTGGATTACAGAACAAGGGTTTACCCTGTTTGTCGTCTCTTGGGTCAACCCGAACGCCTCCTATAAGGATGTGGGATTGGCGGATTATGTGAATGAGGGGTACCTTGAGGCCATCGCGACGGTCAAAAAGATTACCAAGGAAAAGAGCGTCAATGTTGTGGGCTATTGCATCGCCGGAACGACTTTGTCGCTAACACTTTCGAAGATGAAAAAGGCGGGGGACAAATCGATAAAATCAGCGACCTTCTTTACCACGCTAACGGATTTCTCGGATCAGGGCGAAGTTGGCGTGTTTTTGGACGAAGGCTTTGTTGGTGGGATTGAACGCGAAGTCGCTGAGACGGGTGTTTTGGACTCGCTCTTCATGTCTAAGACCTTTTCGTATTTGCGCTCCAATGACCTGATCTATGCGCCCGCTATTCGGAATTATATGATGGGGGAGGCGCCGCCAGCGTTTGACCTTCTCTATTGGAACGGCGACGGAACGAACCTTCCGGGCCAGATGACGGTCGAATATCTGCGTAACCTTTGTCAAGAAAATCACTTCGCGCGCGGAATCTATGAAATGGAGGGCGAGGTGCTCTCGATTAAAGATGTGGACGTGCCCGTTTGTGCTATCGCCTGTGAGACCGACCATATCGCGGCTTGGACCTCCTCGTATCGCGGCGTGAGTCAGTTCAAGAGTAAATCGAAAACCTTTATTCTGTCTGAAAGTGGCCATATCGCTGGGATCGTGAATCCGCCCAGCAAGAAAAAATACGGCCATTATACCAATGAGGACATGACGCTTACCGCAGATGCGTGGAAAGAAGGCGCAGAGTTTCATGAGGGCTCATGGTGGGAACGATGGGGAAAATGGCTGTCTGAACACTCAGGCGGGCAGGTTCCGGCGCGAATTCCCGGTGATTCGGGCTATCCAGAGCTTTGCCCTGCTCCTGGAACCTATGTTTTGGCACCAATAAGTGATTGA
- the phaZ gene encoding polyhydroxyalkanoate depolymerase codes for MRYMATYDMMETMRNTNEWLGASAKAVAAFPAMGLVPNPFLQWIGAWGDVTERSFARMAVKPDWGIHSIPAEDGCDHLVSVESVFSRPFGDLIKFNVQGRPEKARKILLVAPMSGHYATLLRSTVASLLPDAEIYITDWHNARDIPVSEGKFDIEDYTLYLVDFMREIGPEANVIAVCQPAPLALAATAYLAELDPSAQPRTLTLIGGPIDPDAAATDVTDFGRRVTMGQLEKTAIQRVGFKFKGVGRMVYPGLLQLASFVSMNSERHSEAFKNQITRVSKGEAGDHDAHNRFYDEYLAVMDMTAEFYLSTVERIFKDGEIAKNQFVVNGTPIDIGKITSVAVKTVEGANDDISAPGQCVAALDLLTGLPDSKKASHLEPGAGHFGIFAGKSWRNNIRPLVLDFIDANAKPETPKAAEKPVQKSATVTKLKA; via the coding sequence ATGCGGTATATGGCCACCTATGACATGATGGAAACAATGCGCAATACCAACGAGTGGTTGGGCGCATCTGCAAAAGCCGTCGCTGCCTTCCCTGCCATGGGCCTTGTTCCCAACCCGTTTTTGCAATGGATAGGCGCATGGGGCGACGTCACAGAGCGTAGTTTCGCCCGTATGGCGGTCAAGCCAGACTGGGGCATTCATTCGATTCCTGCCGAGGACGGATGCGATCATTTGGTCTCAGTTGAATCCGTTTTCTCGCGTCCTTTTGGCGATTTGATCAAGTTTAACGTGCAAGGCCGTCCCGAAAAGGCGCGCAAAATCTTGTTGGTCGCTCCGATGTCCGGCCACTACGCAACCCTTTTGCGCAGCACCGTCGCGAGCCTTCTTCCAGACGCCGAAATCTATATCACCGACTGGCACAATGCGCGGGACATTCCCGTCTCCGAAGGCAAGTTTGATATTGAAGATTACACCCTTTACCTCGTTGATTTTATGCGAGAAATTGGACCAGAAGCCAATGTGATTGCCGTTTGTCAACCCGCGCCCCTAGCGCTCGCGGCGACAGCCTACCTCGCAGAGCTCGATCCGTCCGCACAACCCCGCACCCTGACGCTCATCGGTGGGCCAATCGACCCCGATGCCGCTGCAACCGACGTTACCGACTTTGGTCGCCGTGTCACAATGGGCCAACTCGAAAAAACCGCGATTCAACGCGTTGGATTCAAATTCAAAGGCGTCGGACGCATGGTCTATCCGGGCCTACTGCAACTCGCGTCTTTTGTATCGATGAACAGCGAGCGCCACTCAGAAGCTTTCAAAAATCAAATCACCCGCGTCTCAAAAGGCGAAGCTGGCGACCATGATGCGCACAACCGTTTCTATGACGAATATCTTGCCGTGATGGACATGACAGCCGAGTTCTACCTCTCGACTGTCGAGCGGATTTTCAAAGACGGCGAAATCGCAAAGAATCAGTTCGTTGTTAACGGTACGCCCATCGATATCGGAAAAATCACTTCGGTTGCGGTCAAAACCGTCGAGGGGGCAAACGACGATATTTCGGCACCGGGCCAATGCGTGGCCGCGCTCGACTTGTTGACCGGCCTGCCTGATAGCAAAAAAGCTAGTCACCTTGAACCTGGCGCGGGACACTTTGGTATTTTCGCAGGCAAAAGCTGGCGCAACAATATCCGCCCGCTTGTCCTTGATTTCATCGATGCGAATGCAAAACCCGAAACGCCAAAAGCTGCTGAGAAACCTGTACAAAAATCTGCAACGGTGACCAAACTCAAAGCCTAA
- a CDS encoding VOC family protein — translation MDQWVSLITLGVADMDASAAFYEGLGWAQVESPDGVIAFDLIGQTLGLYPRAALADDLGIPVADVGGFSGVIFGHNVPQKEDVAPLLERAKQAGGTVLKPAVDVFWGGHHGFFADPDGHVWEIAHNPFSPLGPKGEFQWNGVK, via the coding sequence ATGGATCAATGGGTAAGTTTAATAACGCTTGGCGTGGCCGATATGGATGCTTCGGCGGCGTTTTATGAAGGTCTGGGATGGGCGCAGGTGGAAAGTCCGGATGGGGTCATTGCATTTGACCTGATTGGCCAGACGCTTGGGTTGTATCCGAGGGCGGCTTTGGCCGATGATCTCGGCATTCCGGTTGCGGATGTCGGCGGTTTTAGCGGGGTGATATTCGGCCATAATGTGCCCCAAAAAGAAGATGTCGCGCCGTTACTGGAACGGGCAAAACAGGCCGGTGGGACGGTGTTAAAGCCCGCAGTTGATGTGTTTTGGGGCGGACACCACGGGTTTTTCGCCGATCCAGACGGGCATGTGTGGGAAATTGCGCATAACCCGTTTTCACCGCTGGGGCCAAAGGGCGAATTCCAATGGAACGGCGTGAAATAG
- a CDS encoding alpha/beta fold hydrolase: MTDPQFLTTETGRKIAYHLTEGKGPGVVFLGGFMSDMGGTKAVYLEEWAKKTGRAFLRFDYSGHGESSGVFTNGCIGEWAADAQAAISTLTEGPQILVGSSMGGWMALLVARAMPEKVAGLVGIAAAPDFTEDSMWGGFDAVQKVEMAETGRVALPSEYGDGPYIITRKLIEDGRENLVLRSPLSLPFPTRFLQGTADADVDTSVAMRLLEHVEGGDVRLTLVKGADHRFSTPECLNLITKTCEKVIARAKF, translated from the coding sequence ATGACAGACCCACAGTTTTTAACCACCGAGACAGGGCGCAAAATTGCCTACCACCTTACGGAGGGCAAGGGACCAGGTGTGGTGTTTTTGGGCGGATTCATGTCGGATATGGGCGGCACCAAGGCTGTGTACCTTGAGGAGTGGGCCAAGAAAACTGGCCGCGCCTTTTTGCGGTTTGATTATTCGGGGCATGGCGAGAGTTCGGGGGTATTTACCAACGGTTGCATCGGAGAATGGGCCGCAGACGCACAGGCCGCTATTAGCACATTGACCGAAGGGCCACAGATCTTGGTTGGCTCGTCGATGGGGGGCTGGATGGCGCTTCTTGTGGCGCGCGCGATGCCCGAAAAAGTCGCCGGACTGGTGGGAATTGCCGCTGCGCCCGATTTTACCGAGGATAGCATGTGGGGCGGATTTGACGCGGTACAAAAGGTGGAAATGGCCGAAACGGGGCGGGTTGCCTTGCCCAGCGAATATGGCGACGGGCCGTATATTATCACGCGGAAGCTGATCGAGGATGGGCGCGAAAACCTCGTGCTGCGCAGCCCGCTTTCTCTGCCATTTCCCACGCGATTTTTGCAGGGAACTGCCGATGCGGATGTGGATACTTCGGTGGCGATGCGCCTTTTGGAACATGTTGAGGGCGGTGATGTCCGCCTGACGCTGGTCAAGGGGGCCGATCACCGCTTCTCGACGCCTGAATGCCTAAACCTGATAACAAAGACCTGTGAGAAGGTCATCGCACGGGCGAAATTTTGA
- the thrS gene encoding threonine--tRNA ligase, with the protein MAQISLTLPDGSSRQYDAGITPAQVAESISTSLAKKAISATVNGQHWDMQWPINADASLALHTMKDEEQAVELIRHDCAHIMARAVQELWPDVKVTIGPVIKNGWYYDFDREEAFTPEDLETIEKKMKEIINKREPVTTEIWERERAVDFYQANNEPYKVELINSIPGDEPLRMYWHGHWQDLCRGPHLQHTGQVPGDAFKLMSIAGAYWRGDSDRAMLQRIYGVAFQNKDGLKQHLHMLEEAAKRDHRKLGREMDLFHMQEEAPGQVFWHANGWRVYTELQDYMRRKQYADGYVEVNTPQVVNRKLWEASGHWEAYQEHMFIVEVDEEHAREKTVNALKPMNCPCHVQIFNQGIKSYRDLPLRMAEFGSCNRYEPSGALHGIMRVRGFTQDDGHIFCTENQIESETKKFVEFLSQIYGELGFHNWRIKLSTRPEKRVGSDESWDLVEDALGNACKAAGYEFELNPGEGAFYGPKLEFVLTDAIGRDWQCGTLQVDPNIPERLNATYVGEDGAKHTPYMLHRATLGSFERFIGILIEEHAGKFPFWLAPRQVVVASIVSDADEFVLEAVAALQKRGVRAEADIRNEKINYKVREHSLGKVPVILAIGKKEVEDRTVTLRRLGEKQTRVLELDQVVEDLAVEATPPDLRD; encoded by the coding sequence ATGGCCCAAATCTCCCTTACCCTTCCCGACGGCAGTTCCCGCCAATATGATGCTGGCATTACCCCCGCGCAGGTGGCCGAGAGCATTTCCACATCCCTCGCGAAGAAAGCCATTTCCGCGACAGTGAACGGCCAACATTGGGATATGCAATGGCCCATCAACGCCGATGCAAGCCTCGCGCTCCACACTATGAAAGACGAGGAACAAGCCGTTGAGCTGATCCGTCATGACTGTGCCCACATCATGGCGCGCGCCGTTCAGGAGCTTTGGCCAGACGTTAAAGTCACCATCGGCCCCGTGATTAAAAACGGCTGGTATTACGACTTTGACCGCGAAGAAGCCTTCACACCAGAAGACCTCGAAACCATCGAAAAAAAGATGAAAGAGATCATCAACAAGCGCGAGCCTGTGACCACAGAAATTTGGGAACGTGAACGGGCGGTTGATTTCTATCAGGCCAATAATGAGCCTTACAAAGTAGAGCTTATCAACTCCATTCCGGGCGACGAACCCCTGCGCATGTATTGGCACGGCCACTGGCAAGACCTCTGTCGCGGCCCACATCTTCAACACACCGGTCAAGTTCCGGGTGACGCATTCAAACTGATGTCCATCGCGGGCGCTTACTGGCGCGGCGACAGTGACCGCGCGATGCTGCAACGCATCTACGGCGTGGCGTTCCAAAACAAAGACGGCCTCAAGCAGCACCTCCACATGCTCGAAGAAGCCGCCAAACGCGATCACCGCAAACTTGGCCGCGAAATGGACCTCTTCCATATGCAGGAAGAAGCACCGGGCCAAGTGTTCTGGCACGCAAACGGCTGGCGCGTCTATACCGAGTTGCAAGACTACATGCGCCGCAAGCAATATGCCGACGGCTATGTCGAAGTGAACACACCACAAGTGGTGAACCGCAAGCTTTGGGAAGCGTCCGGTCACTGGGAAGCCTATCAAGAACACATGTTTATTGTCGAAGTCGACGAGGAACATGCACGCGAAAAAACTGTGAACGCGCTCAAGCCGATGAACTGCCCTTGCCACGTACAAATCTTCAACCAAGGCATCAAATCCTACCGCGACCTGCCCCTGCGCATGGCGGAATTTGGCTCCTGTAACCGTTATGAACCTTCGGGCGCACTGCACGGTATCATGCGTGTGCGCGGCTTTACACAAGACGACGGCCATATTTTCTGTACAGAAAACCAGATCGAATCCGAGACCAAAAAATTCGTCGAGTTTCTTTCGCAAATCTACGGTGAGTTGGGCTTCCACAACTGGCGCATCAAGCTTTCCACCCGTCCAGAAAAGCGCGTCGGATCAGATGAAAGCTGGGACCTCGTTGAAGACGCCCTAGGCAACGCGTGTAAAGCAGCAGGGTACGAGTTTGAACTCAACCCCGGCGAAGGCGCATTTTACGGCCCGAAACTTGAGTTCGTTTTAACTGACGCCATTGGCCGCGACTGGCAATGTGGCACCCTTCAGGTCGATCCAAACATCCCCGAACGCCTCAACGCAACTTACGTCGGCGAAGATGGTGCCAAACACACGCCCTATATGTTGCACCGCGCAACCTTGGGCTCGTTTGAGCGTTTCATCGGAATTTTGATCGAAGAGCACGCGGGGAAATTCCCCTTCTGGCTTGCGCCGCGCCAAGTGGTTGTGGCTTCTATTGTATCCGATGCGGATGAGTTCGTCTTGGAAGCCGTCGCTGCCCTGCAAAAACGCGGCGTGCGCGCCGAGGCCGACATTCGCAACGAGAAGATCAACTATAAGGTCCGCGAACACAGCCTTGGCAAAGTGCCCGTCATCCTCGCAATCGGTAAGAAAGAAGTCGAAGACCGCACCGTCACCCTACGCCGCTTGGGTGAAAAGCAAACAAGGGTCTTAGAGCTTGATCAAGTCGTCGAAGACCTCGCGGTTGAAGCAACACCCCCCGATTTGCGCGACTAA
- a CDS encoding DUF2282 domain-containing protein, whose product MSTHFKTLAAAGAVAAALSAHALPAAADEAKEKCFGVSLAGQNDCAAGPGTTCAGTSKVDFQGNAWKLVATGTCATMDVGEGRMGSLDALERDIPA is encoded by the coding sequence ATGTCTACACACTTCAAAACTCTTGCCGCTGCTGGCGCTGTTGCTGCTGCACTTTCTGCCCACGCTCTTCCTGCTGCTGCCGATGAAGCAAAAGAAAAATGCTTCGGTGTGTCCCTTGCGGGTCAAAACGACTGCGCAGCCGGTCCTGGCACTACATGTGCGGGCACATCCAAAGTCGACTTCCAAGGCAACGCATGGAAACTTGTCGCTACTGGAACTTGCGCAACTATGGACGTTGGCGAAGGCCGTATGGGTTCCCTCGATGCTCTTGAGCGCGACATCCCTGCATAA
- a CDS encoding DUF692 domain-containing protein, whose product MLDSNPHRFEALPNRPGVGYKPQHFSAIMTDASPVEWLEIHAENYMGQGGRPIAQLRALSEKFPISVHGVGLSIGGEKPLDTDHLERLRHLVSWLNPASFSEHLAWSTHDVGFMNDLLPLPYTQETLSRICEHIDQVQSTVRHRMLLENPSNYLTFAESQIPEAEFLAEIAQRTGCGLLFDVNNVFISATNQKTDPYSYIDAFPLDLVGEIHLAGFEEDSDDDGDLLLIDSHGREVAEPVWEMYAYTLLRGGAKPSLIEWDNDVPDWPTLAAEAQRVATVLDTVLV is encoded by the coding sequence GTGCTCGATTCCAACCCGCACCGTTTTGAGGCCCTCCCCAATCGCCCCGGCGTTGGTTACAAACCCCAGCATTTTTCCGCGATCATGACCGATGCCTCCCCCGTGGAATGGCTCGAAATTCACGCAGAAAATTACATGGGTCAGGGCGGCCGCCCCATCGCCCAACTGCGTGCCCTCTCCGAAAAATTCCCAATATCTGTGCATGGTGTCGGCCTGTCGATCGGCGGCGAGAAGCCCCTTGATACAGACCACCTCGAACGCCTGCGTCATCTGGTTTCATGGCTTAACCCCGCCAGTTTTTCCGAACACCTTGCGTGGTCCACTCATGATGTTGGCTTCATGAACGACCTTTTGCCTCTGCCCTATACTCAAGAAACGCTTTCGCGGATTTGCGAACATATCGATCAAGTTCAATCCACCGTACGCCACCGTATGCTGCTGGAAAACCCCTCCAATTACCTTACCTTCGCCGAAAGCCAAATCCCCGAAGCCGAATTCCTCGCCGAGATCGCTCAACGTACAGGTTGCGGCCTATTATTCGATGTGAACAACGTGTTTATTTCCGCCACCAACCAAAAAACCGACCCATATTCCTACATCGACGCCTTCCCCCTTGATCTGGTTGGGGAAATCCACTTGGCGGGTTTTGAGGAGGACAGTGACGACGATGGCGACCTGCTTCTGATCGACAGTCATGGCCGTGAAGTCGCCGAACCCGTATGGGAAATGTACGCCTATACCTTGCTCAGAGGCGGTGCCAAACCCAGCCTCATCGAGTGGGACAATGATGTCCCCGATTGGCCCACCCTCGCCGCCGAAGCCCAACGGGTCGCGACGGTTCTTGACACGGTGCTAGTGTGA
- a CDS encoding DNA-binding domain-containing protein codes for MGPDGSPAGKRFSVYRNNVAVSLTESLGQAFPVLCRIVGQEFFDAVAGVYLRAHPPRSPLMMFYGAEMPAFLAKFEPVAHLPYLPDVARLELALRASYHAADAPPIAAETLQSISPDALMAARLTLAPAVKILRSPWPLHAIYLVNTRPDAPAVTPSAQDVLLTRPDFDPEVTLLPAGGADFIETLGKNMSFGAAFEAASTIPEFDLTTVLGALLAGGAITHIDLI; via the coding sequence ATCGGCCCCGATGGCTCTCCCGCCGGCAAACGTTTCTCGGTCTATCGCAACAATGTCGCGGTCTCCCTCACCGAATCTTTAGGCCAAGCCTTTCCAGTCCTCTGTCGCATTGTCGGCCAAGAGTTTTTCGACGCCGTCGCTGGGGTTTACTTGCGCGCCCACCCGCCACGCTCCCCGCTCATGATGTTCTATGGCGCTGAAATGCCTGCCTTTCTAGCCAAATTCGAACCCGTCGCGCACCTGCCCTATCTGCCCGATGTTGCACGTCTTGAACTGGCTCTTCGCGCCTCATATCACGCAGCGGACGCCCCTCCCATCGCGGCTGAGACCCTGCAATCCATCTCCCCCGACGCCCTTATGGCGGCGCGTCTCACCCTCGCACCCGCCGTGAAAATCCTGCGCTCGCCTTGGCCACTTCATGCGATTTATCTGGTGAACACGCGCCCCGATGCACCCGCGGTCACCCCCAGCGCGCAGGATGTTTTGCTCACCCGTCCGGACTTTGACCCCGAAGTGACTCTCCTACCAGCTGGCGGGGCGGATTTCATCGAAACCCTCGGCAAAAACATGAGCTTCGGGGCTGCCTTTGAGGCGGCCAGCACAATACCCGAATTCGATCTCACAACGGTCCTCGGCGCCCTTCTTGCCGGCGGGGCCATCACCCATATTGACCTGATTTAG
- a CDS encoding DoxX family protein yields MHALLTLYDFAVRLLTKFAGTWLLPTLARFTFAATLLVYYWNSALTKLGDGVFGFLSPSAGAYAQIFPKAAEAVSYDTSQLGWFYWAVAVAGMWAEFILPALIVLGLFTRLGAIGMIGFIFVQSLTDLYGHGGINQPGTLGAWFDGAPDSGILDQRLFWITVLVVLVIKGAGPLSVDRILLGRRPQA; encoded by the coding sequence ATGCACGCGCTCCTCACATTATATGACTTCGCAGTTCGTCTCCTGACCAAATTTGCGGGCACATGGCTCCTCCCGACCCTTGCGCGTTTTACCTTTGCGGCGACCTTGCTGGTTTACTACTGGAACTCGGCCCTTACAAAACTCGGCGACGGGGTTTTTGGATTTTTGTCGCCTTCCGCTGGGGCCTACGCCCAGATTTTCCCCAAGGCCGCCGAGGCTGTTAGCTATGATACAAGCCAACTCGGGTGGTTTTACTGGGCGGTTGCGGTTGCGGGGATGTGGGCGGAATTCATCCTTCCCGCACTCATCGTTCTGGGGCTTTTCACACGGCTTGGGGCAATTGGCATGATCGGATTTATCTTTGTCCAGAGCCTTACCGATCTCTACGGACACGGCGGAATCAACCAGCCCGGAACCCTCGGCGCTTGGTTTGATGGCGCTCCAGACAGCGGGATCCTTGATCAGCGCCTCTTTTGGATCACAGTTCTTGTTGTGCTCGTCATTAAGGGCGCTGGCCCCCTCTCGGTTGACCGCATTCTCCTAGGTCGCCGTCCCCAAGCCTAA